The nucleotide window TGTTATAATTATTCTTATTTTACTTGGATTAATGAATGCTAAATATTTAGAAAAGTTTAACTTTGCTATTTTTTCAGTACCAATGGTTATTGGACAATTTATTACTGGATTGTGTTTTTTTATTGGAAGAGAGTGGTATATTTCTGCCATAGCTCATAATGGAGATAAATTAAATGGGTTAGTTTTAATTGGACTTGGAGCTATTATTGCTATTTCTACAATAATTTATATTTATTATATGACAAATTTTATTTATGGTACTATTGGAACGATTGTTTATATAGCTGCTTCAGTATTTTTTGTATTTATTTCATACTTAATTATTTTATTTTTAATGGGATATTTTATTCTAATATTTCTTTCAGGTTCTAGTAATTCTAATAAAAAATAAAGAAAGTATAATAAAGTTTTTGATAAATAATGAAAGAAAATAATAGATTGATTCCCCTTATTTTTATTGACATAATACATATATTATGATATACTTTACCGTAGATTACGCTTGGAAAGGGTCATCAGCAACCCTAACCAGCGATTGCAATACTTTTGGAGGTGTTAAGATGTACGCAGTTATAAAAACTGGTGGTAAACAATACAAAGTTGCAGAAGGTGACGTATTAAGAGTAGAAAAATTAAATGCTGAAGTTAACACAACTGTAGAATTAACTGAAGTTCTTTTAGTAGCTAATGGAGAAACTGTAAAAGTTGGAACTCCAGTAGTTGAAGGAGCAAAAGTTGTAGCAGAAGTAGTAGCTCAAGGTAAAGGTGCTAAAGTAGTTAACTTCAAATACAAGCC belongs to uncultured Fusobacterium sp. and includes:
- the rplU gene encoding 50S ribosomal protein L21 translates to MYAVIKTGGKQYKVAEGDVLRVEKLNAEVNTTVELTEVLLVANGETVKVGTPVVEGAKVVAEVVAQGKGAKVVNFKYKPKTGYHRKKGHRQLFTEIKVTSINA